The following coding sequences are from one Haloplasma contractile SSD-17B window:
- the hisF gene encoding imidazole glycerol phosphate synthase subunit HisF, with translation MLTKRIIPCLDVLNGRVVKGKQFTNIIDVDAPEKLGKFYSDSGADELVFYDITASNEERKTSLDFVGKVAREINIPFCVGGGIRSVQDFKEILRRGADKVSVNSAAVKNPSLIRNAALRFGSQCVVLSIDAKKNENGNYDVYVKGGRENTELDAVSWAIEGVRLGAGEIVVNSIDEDGMKEGYSIDLLKRISERVSVPVIASGGAGKLEDFYSVIRDANVDGVLAASVFHFGEIKIKDLKQYLFNKGVSIRI, from the coding sequence ATGCTTACAAAGCGAATTATCCCCTGTTTAGATGTCCTTAACGGTCGAGTGGTAAAAGGGAAACAATTCACTAATATTATAGATGTAGATGCTCCTGAGAAATTGGGAAAGTTTTATAGTGATAGTGGTGCCGATGAATTGGTGTTCTATGATATAACAGCTTCAAATGAAGAGCGTAAGACGTCTTTAGATTTTGTAGGGAAGGTAGCAAGAGAGATTAATATACCATTTTGTGTAGGCGGAGGCATTCGTTCCGTACAAGATTTCAAGGAGATATTACGAAGGGGTGCTGACAAGGTATCCGTAAACTCTGCAGCCGTAAAAAATCCATCTTTAATAAGAAATGCAGCATTACGATTTGGTTCTCAGTGTGTCGTGTTATCAATTGATGCAAAGAAAAATGAGAATGGTAACTATGATGTATATGTAAAAGGGGGAAGAGAGAACACGGAGCTAGATGCAGTGTCGTGGGCAATAGAAGGTGTTCGATTAGGAGCAGGAGAAATAGTTGTGAATAGTATTGATGAAGATGGTATGAAAGAAGGATATAGTATTGATTTATTAAAAAGAATATCAGAACGCGTATCGGTACCGGTTATTGCATCTGGGGGAGCTGGAAAATTAGAGGATTTCTACAGTGTAATTCGAGACGCAAATGTAGACGGTGTTTTAGCTGCTTCTGTCTTTCACTTTGGAGAGATTAAGATAAAAGATTTAAAACAATATTTATTTAATAAAGGTGTAAGTATACGAATCTAA
- the hisIE gene encoding bifunctional phosphoribosyl-AMP cyclohydrolase/phosphoribosyl-ATP diphosphatase HisIE encodes MNFDLKILKWNEQGLIPAIVQEYDSREVLMLAYMNEEALTKTLSSKVAHYYSRSRKELWKKGETSGNFQFVKELTYDCDADTILLKVNQVGVACHTGSKTCFFNTIPLELNEEPETNIKKTQLNILDDLYEVIKYRKGNPLEGSYTSYLFEKGIDKILKKVGEETSEVIIGAKNNDESELVYEISDLVYHLLVLMVNQNVTLDTIEQELKKRRS; translated from the coding sequence ATGAATTTTGATTTAAAAATTTTAAAATGGAATGAACAGGGGCTAATCCCTGCCATTGTTCAGGAATATGACTCAAGAGAGGTACTAATGCTTGCTTATATGAATGAGGAGGCATTAACAAAGACACTATCATCAAAGGTGGCTCATTATTATAGTCGTAGCAGGAAAGAACTGTGGAAAAAAGGAGAAACATCAGGAAATTTTCAGTTTGTAAAAGAACTCACTTACGATTGTGATGCCGATACAATCCTTCTAAAGGTAAATCAGGTAGGAGTAGCTTGTCACACAGGTAGTAAAACGTGTTTCTTTAATACTATACCGCTTGAACTAAACGAAGAACCAGAGACGAATATAAAAAAAACACAACTAAATATATTAGATGATTTATATGAAGTAATTAAATACCGTAAAGGCAATCCGTTAGAGGGCTCATACACCTCTTATCTCTTTGAAAAAGGAATTGATAAGATTTTAAAGAAAGTAGGGGAAGAAACAAGTGAAGTCATTATTGGTGCTAAAAATAATGATGAGTCAGAACTTGTTTATGAAATCAGCGACTTAGTTTATCATTTACTCGTATTAATGGTCAACCAAAACGTCACACTAGATACAATCGAACAGGAATTAAAGAAGAGGCGAAGTTAA
- a CDS encoding histidinol-phosphatase HisJ family protein has product MSTIKQLIDHHVHSNYSPDSNTSMEQMIDRCKTLGGKGIMFTDHVDYDYPDPLFKDHEINYNKYTEQIKSLKEQHNIDIQMGVEIGYQNHLNDKLNQFLKKHPFDFVICSLHMCNKLDFYNGDFFKNKTKKDSYMEYLQAVKKAVLMYDNYDVYGHLDYLVRYAPYKRNELEIEEFREAFDEILKLIIEKGKGIEINTSGIRYGLDAMHPNRSIIKRYRKLGGEIITIGSDAHIATDLYSNFDDAIELLKELGFKAVAQFKNRKVSFVDLK; this is encoded by the coding sequence ATGTCTACTATAAAACAATTAATTGACCATCATGTCCACAGTAATTATTCACCAGACTCTAACACTAGTATGGAACAGATGATTGACAGATGTAAGACGTTAGGTGGTAAAGGAATTATGTTTACGGACCACGTGGATTATGATTATCCGGATCCACTATTTAAAGATCACGAGATAAACTATAATAAATACACAGAACAGATCAAATCTCTCAAAGAACAACATAATATTGACATTCAAATGGGTGTAGAGATTGGCTATCAAAACCACTTAAATGATAAACTAAATCAATTTTTAAAGAAACACCCATTCGATTTTGTTATATGTTCACTCCATATGTGTAACAAACTTGATTTTTATAACGGAGATTTCTTTAAAAACAAGACAAAAAAAGATAGTTATATGGAGTATTTACAAGCAGTTAAAAAAGCAGTATTAATGTATGATAATTATGATGTATATGGTCATCTAGATTATTTGGTTCGATATGCACCCTATAAAAGGAATGAGCTTGAGATTGAAGAGTTTAGAGAAGCGTTTGACGAGATTTTAAAATTAATTATTGAGAAAGGGAAAGGAATCGAGATTAACACATCAGGTATTCGATATGGTTTAGATGCTATGCATCCTAACCGTTCAATTATTAAACGTTACCGAAAACTAGGAGGAGAGATTATTACGATTGGTTCTGATGCACATATCGCTACCGACTTGTATTCTAATTTTGATGATGCAATTGAATTACTAAAAGAACTAGGATTTAAAGCAGTAGCACAGTTTAAGAATCGCAAGGTATCCTTTGTCGATTTAAAATAG
- the purH gene encoding bifunctional phosphoribosylaminoimidazolecarboxamide formyltransferase/IMP cyclohydrolase, with product MKRRALISVYDKTNIVSFAKALIKHDFEIISTGGTYSVLKEAGIKVIPVMQVTDSKEILNGRVKTLHPAIHGGILAVRNDDHHMAQLNEESIHPIDLVCVNLYPFSETVNKESTSFNEAIEQIDIGGPTLLRAAAKNHKYVTVITDTNDYQSVITELNQCGETTPDTRRRLATTVFFHTADYDSKIASYLNQEEFPETITLSYKRKQILRYGENPHQKAALYSDSHINNTLILRTKQLHGKDLSYNNIKDANTASDIINEYSAPTVVALKHMNPCGIGSAKTIYDAWIKAYDGDQISIFGGIIATNQVIDHQTAIEMGKLFLELIIAPGFTEEALQLLKKRKNTRLLELIDERKDEQCFNITTVTDGLLMQEQDQKKVNLNQLEIPTKKKPCNEEFEQLLFAWKAVKHVKSNAIVIAKDSQTIGIGAGQMNRVGAAEIALRQAGDKCRGAVLASDGFFPMPDTVELAVKYGISSIIQPGGSIRDQDSIDACNKHGISMVLTKTRHFKH from the coding sequence ATGAAGAGAAGAGCATTAATTAGTGTCTATGATAAAACAAATATTGTTTCATTCGCAAAAGCGTTAATTAAGCATGACTTTGAGATTATTTCAACTGGAGGAACTTATAGTGTATTAAAAGAGGCTGGTATCAAGGTAATACCTGTTATGCAGGTTACAGATAGCAAAGAGATTTTGAATGGTCGAGTAAAAACGCTACATCCTGCAATTCACGGAGGAATACTAGCAGTACGTAATGACGACCATCACATGGCACAATTAAACGAAGAAAGTATTCACCCTATAGACTTAGTTTGTGTCAACCTATACCCGTTCAGTGAAACAGTTAATAAGGAGAGCACCTCATTTAATGAGGCTATAGAGCAAATAGATATAGGAGGACCTACCTTATTACGAGCAGCAGCCAAAAATCATAAGTATGTTACTGTTATTACGGACACGAATGACTATCAAAGTGTAATTACGGAACTTAATCAATGTGGAGAAACAACACCTGATACAAGAAGAAGGTTAGCTACAACCGTTTTTTTTCATACTGCTGATTATGACAGTAAGATTGCAAGCTATCTAAACCAAGAGGAGTTTCCTGAGACGATTACACTCTCATATAAACGAAAGCAAATACTTAGATATGGAGAAAATCCACATCAGAAAGCTGCACTTTACTCAGATAGTCATATAAATAACACGTTAATTCTTAGGACAAAACAGTTACATGGAAAAGATCTTTCCTATAATAACATAAAAGATGCAAACACAGCATCAGATATTATAAATGAATATAGTGCCCCTACTGTGGTGGCACTTAAACACATGAATCCATGTGGTATTGGTTCTGCTAAAACTATTTATGATGCATGGATAAAGGCATATGATGGCGATCAGATATCTATTTTCGGGGGAATTATAGCAACCAATCAGGTGATCGACCATCAAACAGCAATAGAAATGGGTAAACTGTTTTTAGAGCTAATCATTGCACCTGGATTTACAGAAGAGGCACTACAACTATTAAAGAAGAGAAAAAATACACGTCTTTTAGAACTAATTGATGAAAGAAAAGACGAACAATGCTTTAATATTACAACAGTAACTGATGGATTATTGATGCAAGAACAGGATCAAAAGAAAGTCAATTTAAATCAGTTAGAAATACCAACCAAGAAAAAACCATGTAATGAAGAGTTTGAGCAACTTCTTTTTGCATGGAAAGCAGTTAAACATGTCAAATCTAACGCGATAGTTATTGCAAAGGATTCGCAAACGATTGGAATAGGTGCAGGTCAAATGAATCGTGTCGGTGCTGCGGAGATTGCGCTTAGACAGGCAGGAGATAAATGTAGAGGGGCGGTATTAGCATCTGATGGATTCTTTCCAATGCCTGATACAGTAGAACTTGCCGTCAAATATGGCATATCATCCATTATACAACCCGGAGGATCGATACGAGATCAAGACTCTATAGATGCCTGTAATAAACATGGAATATCGATGGTGTTGACAAAAACACGTCATTTTAAACACTAA
- a CDS encoding YmaF family protein, with protein MRKESLYRFHDDVHSHEVEIRFNNGDSVHDHRMTGATSYDLGHEHKYDTSTDMSANVTGHTHQYFGVTTVDAKHQHEMRGQTGPAIYNSNGSHYHEYIGETSTNGSRPHVHQYMGKTKSRK; from the coding sequence ATGAGGAAAGAGAGTCTATATCGATTTCATGATGATGTTCATTCTCATGAGGTAGAAATACGGTTTAATAACGGCGACTCCGTTCATGATCATCGTATGACCGGAGCAACTTCTTATGATTTAGGTCATGAGCATAAGTATGATACATCAACTGATATGAGTGCTAATGTAACAGGGCACACGCATCAATACTTTGGTGTCACAACTGTTGATGCTAAACACCAACATGAGATGAGAGGACAAACAGGACCTGCTATCTATAATTCGAATGGAAGCCATTATCACGAGTATATTGGAGAGACATCGACTAATGGTAGTAGACCCCATGTTCATCAATATATGGGTAAAACTAAGTCTAGAAAATAA
- the pssA gene encoding CDP-diacylglycerol--serine O-phosphatidyltransferase has product MSAKQWLYANLANAITIVNLISGICAIILIMDDQLKAACIFILIGMVADGLDGKVAYLLNTSSEIGKQLDSLCDVITFGLAPSLLIYKFYFVDIGIVAISVSCIFVVASVVRLARYNVMEASDHFKGLPITIAGGFLISLVLVDRSINDYMVMIIVSLLAILMVSSITYNNFKQCIKHLNPKIVAVLLLFIVLGGSLFRGKWLIALLFVYIIHGIVITVFNKMMILLNQVKNYKV; this is encoded by the coding sequence ATGAGTGCAAAACAGTGGCTGTATGCTAATCTTGCAAATGCCATTACAATTGTTAATCTCATCTCTGGAATTTGTGCAATTATATTAATCATGGATGATCAACTAAAAGCAGCTTGTATTTTCATTTTAATAGGCATGGTCGCTGATGGACTAGATGGTAAAGTGGCTTATCTACTAAATACATCAAGTGAAATAGGTAAACAACTTGACTCACTTTGTGATGTAATTACGTTTGGATTAGCTCCGTCATTGTTAATTTATAAGTTCTATTTTGTAGACATTGGAATTGTTGCCATATCTGTAAGCTGTATATTTGTAGTTGCAAGTGTAGTACGCTTAGCACGCTATAACGTAATGGAAGCCAGTGATCACTTTAAAGGGTTGCCCATTACAATAGCGGGTGGGTTCTTAATTTCATTAGTATTAGTAGATCGTAGTATAAATGATTATATGGTGATGATTATTGTTAGCTTATTAGCTATATTAATGGTAAGTTCAATTACTTATAATAATTTTAAACAATGCATAAAACATTTGAATCCTAAAATAGTTGCAGTACTCTTATTATTTATAGTACTAGGTGGAAGCCTATTTAGGGGGAAATGGCTAATTGCTTTATTGTTTGTGTATATCATACATGGAATAGTGATAACGGTGTTCAATAAGATGATGATTCTATTGAATCAAGTAAAAAACTATAAAGTTTGA
- a CDS encoding DUF92 domain-containing protein translates to MINLLYGLILSFMLAYGAYKKDSLSISGFYAAIIVSTLLFFFGSFILWITLMAFFVSSSLLTKYKESQKKVHMAVNVNGGRRDYLQVLANGFLPVLFAIIYYFTNYIHFGVASAVTIATSNSDTWASELGVLSQGKTWSILNLQPIQRGLSGGISLLGTLASFSGATFIALIYSLMLYLFGITSLQSAIPIFVIITLGGVIGCFIDSYLGATIQARYKCPICLKITEHKHHHNHKTELKSGIRLVTNDVVNFTSACTASIIILLFLI, encoded by the coding sequence ATGATTAATTTATTATATGGGCTTATATTAAGCTTTATGTTAGCTTATGGTGCTTATAAAAAGGATTCATTATCGATAAGTGGATTCTATGCGGCAATTATAGTATCAACTCTTTTATTCTTTTTTGGTTCATTCATTCTTTGGATTACGTTGATGGCTTTCTTCGTCTCATCCAGTCTTTTAACAAAGTATAAGGAATCGCAGAAAAAAGTCCATATGGCTGTAAATGTAAATGGAGGGAGGAGGGATTACCTTCAAGTACTTGCTAATGGCTTTCTACCCGTTCTGTTCGCTATAATTTATTATTTTACTAATTATATTCACTTTGGCGTCGCTTCTGCAGTAACAATCGCCACTAGTAACTCAGATACGTGGGCCTCAGAGTTAGGGGTTTTAAGTCAGGGGAAAACATGGTCAATTCTAAATTTACAACCCATACAAAGGGGATTATCAGGTGGTATCAGTTTATTAGGTACTCTTGCTTCCTTCTCAGGGGCTACGTTTATAGCCCTCATTTATAGTTTAATGCTATATCTATTCGGAATAACATCATTACAATCAGCTATTCCAATTTTCGTAATAATAACACTTGGAGGTGTCATCGGTTGCTTTATAGATAGTTATTTAGGTGCTACAATCCAAGCAAGATATAAGTGTCCCATTTGTCTTAAAATAACTGAACACAAACATCACCATAATCATAAAACTGAACTCAAAAGTGGGATTCGTCTAGTCACGAATGACGTCGTTAACTTTACTAGTGCCTGTACAGCTTCTATTATTATCTTACTTTTTTTAATCTAG
- a CDS encoding diacylglycerol/polyprenol kinase family protein produces MSNPNIIGLIISFAFVFFIIFMSTLLSRWTRLSEEGSRKFIHIGVSNWWIIAMLFFDDYLIASIVPIVFIIINSISYKFNVISAMERNDDSNLGTVYFPISLLVLVLFTFLYLNQPYIGALGILIMGYGDGLAAVFGKKFGKRKLYQDKSVIGSAVMFISSTIVAIIILSCYNPVQLVLNVFLISTVATILELFSKKGLDNLTVPILTSCFYYLLTVI; encoded by the coding sequence TTGAGTAATCCTAATATTATTGGATTAATTATTTCATTTGCATTTGTTTTTTTTATTATTTTTATGTCCACTTTACTTAGTAGGTGGACACGATTAAGTGAGGAAGGTAGCCGTAAATTCATTCATATTGGTGTTAGTAATTGGTGGATTATTGCTATGCTTTTTTTTGATGATTACCTAATAGCTTCTATCGTTCCTATTGTATTCATCATTATTAACTCTATATCGTATAAATTTAATGTTATATCTGCCATGGAGCGAAACGATGATTCAAATCTAGGAACAGTCTATTTTCCAATCTCATTACTTGTCCTTGTTTTGTTTACGTTTTTGTACCTCAACCAGCCTTATATCGGTGCATTAGGTATATTAATTATGGGGTATGGTGATGGTTTAGCAGCCGTATTTGGTAAGAAGTTTGGTAAACGAAAACTCTATCAAGATAAATCAGTGATTGGAAGTGCAGTCATGTTTATTTCTTCAACAATTGTAGCCATTATAATACTTTCTTGTTATAATCCAGTCCAATTAGTTTTAAATGTATTTTTAATTTCAACTGTGGCAACGATTCTTGAACTTTTCTCTAAGAAAGGTCTAGATAATCTAACCGTTCCAATTCTGACATCATGTTTTTACTACCTATTAACCGTGATCTAG
- a CDS encoding squalene/phytoene synthase family protein, which yields MMSSPYCYIVTSNVLLMIIPLLLPKNYLHLQKYSIKLGYAMQLTNILGDIGKDLGHGRFYIPKELMKQDCYTEQELKQYIIIDSFINLFEHLAVKVELFFK from the coding sequence ATGATGAGTTCTCCATACTGTTACATCGTGACGAGTAATGTCTTATTGATGATTATACCACTGTTATTACCAAAAAATTATCTACATTTACAAAAATATTCCATAAAATTAGGATATGCAATGCAACTCACTAATATATTAGGTGATATAGGGAAAGATTTAGGTCACGGTAGATTTTATATACCTAAAGAACTTATGAAACAGGATTGCTACACAGAACAAGAACTTAAACAATATATTATTATTGATTCATTCATTAACTTGTTCGAACACTTAGCTGTTAAGGTAGAGTTATTTTTTAAATAG
- a CDS encoding SAM-dependent methyltransferase, which produces MNFFDLVNISEKEMKILNPMFKEKFEQLGNNMGLNEQKAVLDLACGFGEILAIWGTKFGVTGTGVEIREYACEKARKRLEELNLNNLAIECQNASNYTTKSKYDIVSVIGASFIYNGFQNSIKNMKAMMKEDGKLVIGEPYLIKEPMNQDVKQFIEDEGVLNEFELLEIIRNEGFELEYMVRSSQDEWDYYESQNWIGLNKWLVENPCHPDWDTVKNHLRESQDNYFKYGREYIGWAVYVLREQ; this is translated from the coding sequence ATGAATTTCTTTGATTTAGTGAATATTTCAGAAAAAGAGATGAAAATATTGAACCCCATGTTTAAAGAGAAGTTTGAACAGTTAGGTAATAATATGGGGTTAAACGAACAAAAAGCGGTACTTGATTTAGCCTGTGGATTCGGTGAAATACTGGCTATATGGGGTACAAAGTTTGGTGTAACAGGAACGGGTGTAGAAATTAGAGAGTACGCTTGTGAAAAAGCACGTAAACGGTTAGAGGAGTTAAATTTAAATAATCTAGCAATAGAATGTCAAAATGCTTCTAATTACACTACGAAAAGTAAGTATGATATCGTTTCTGTTATTGGAGCAAGTTTCATTTACAATGGGTTTCAAAATAGCATTAAGAATATGAAAGCAATGATGAAAGAAGATGGAAAACTTGTTATTGGTGAGCCGTATTTAATTAAAGAGCCTATGAATCAAGATGTAAAACAGTTCATCGAAGACGAGGGTGTATTAAATGAGTTTGAATTACTCGAAATCATTCGAAATGAAGGGTTTGAACTTGAATACATGGTTAGGTCAAGTCAAGATGAATGGGATTATTATGAATCACAAAATTGGATAGGGTTAAATAAATGGTTAGTGGAAAACCCCTGTCATCCAGATTGGGATACAGTGAAAAATCATTTGAGAGAAAGTCAAGACAACTACTTTAAGTATGGGAGAGAGTATATAGGCTGGGCAGTTTATGTGTTAAGAGAACAATAA
- a CDS encoding CPBP family glutamic-type intramembrane protease — protein MIKKQKYINWSMVVSRLILFISIQSFIAFIFNLLGKDEPWIESTKWWPVVVLIANIIGIILLSKLFRQEGKSFWSLFRIQTDTLKKDLINSLVIIILLGPIAFIPNVLLATIMFDDPMIAMERLIHPLPLMVAIISGILFSITQGLAEIPVYFSYVMPKLRERGYSKWTAIIIPSLFLGIQHIGVPLMFDLNYLVWRGFMYLPLALFFGIIMYRKPRLLPYLAIIHVLMDLSFAMMLIAESY, from the coding sequence ATGATAAAAAAACAAAAGTATATAAACTGGAGTATGGTAGTTTCAAGGTTAATATTATTTATAAGTATCCAGTCTTTTATTGCATTTATATTTAATTTATTAGGTAAAGATGAACCATGGATTGAATCTACAAAGTGGTGGCCTGTTGTGGTACTAATTGCAAATATAATAGGTATAATACTCTTGAGTAAATTATTTAGACAAGAAGGAAAATCCTTTTGGAGTTTATTTCGAATTCAAACAGATACGTTGAAAAAAGATTTGATTAATAGTTTAGTGATTATTATATTACTAGGACCTATTGCGTTTATACCGAACGTGTTATTAGCGACAATAATGTTTGATGATCCTATGATCGCAATGGAACGATTAATTCATCCTTTACCGCTAATGGTAGCAATCATAAGTGGTATTCTATTTTCCATTACTCAGGGACTAGCTGAAATACCAGTTTATTTTTCATATGTAATGCCTAAGTTAAGAGAAAGAGGCTATTCAAAGTGGACCGCCATTATTATTCCGTCTTTGTTTTTAGGAATTCAGCATATAGGTGTCCCTTTGATGTTTGATTTAAATTACTTGGTTTGGAGAGGATTTATGTATCTACCATTAGCTTTATTTTTTGGAATTATTATGTATAGAAAACCTAGATTGTTACCCTATTTAGCGATTATACATGTATTAATGGATTTATCGTTTGCTATGATGCTAATTGCAGAATCTTATTAA